In Apis cerana isolate GH-2021 linkage group LG3, AcerK_1.0, whole genome shotgun sequence, the sequence CCAACATCGTATATAGTTAACATTATTAACTGTACTCGACAgaaaatccaaatataataacCCAGCGTGCCCAAATTAAGAAAACATATATCTTTCGAGTAATCATCTTCACTGATCATCGCCAACGACTCTACACGTGGTGCAGAGGGTTGTTCTCCAACGTCGTATATAGAGTTTCGTTGCGCCAAGGGAGTGAACCGGTGCCAAAACTCTCTCCGCTCTAGATGCGTGCGAGTCTCGCGGTTCCGGGAAAAATCGAGGTTTCCGCCGCAACAAAAATTTACGTCACTGGCGAGAGGCGAACGTTGCTGTTGCCGCAACACTGTTTCCTCCAACCTCTGCCTCTCGTCTTACGTCCCGCTGGGAGAGGATGTGGCTGCGTAATCAATTTTTGCGCGGACTTTTAATTGCACCGGGTTTTGCGCAATGAAAATTCATCGTCGACTGGTCACCACCCTTCCACTCGCCCCGCAATCGAGTTACGAGGCGAGTAATCGTGAGTGAACTCGCTTCTGACGCGATTTATCAGAGAGATCGAGACACGAGACGATGGTTATAGAAACggtattgattgatttttcttcttcgaaagtGTTGtgatttcgtttcgagaatcaaaatttttattttttcaaataaaaaataagtttatgcatcgaataaattttgaacgttatatatatatatattggtatttttaatagaagaaattcGGTGCAATGCGTTATTTGTGTACATAGaagttgtaaataaataaagaaaaagaaatattcaatgtttttctCATGGCTAATCagcaaacttttttttcgcgAGATTCAgtgcaaatgaatttttgaggAGTTAGGTGAGAATGGATGGATGGGATGTTTAGAAAAGTTGAAAGGGTGTTCGGTTGTTGGAGTTTCACGAGACACGTGTTTCATTGGTTTATGGAAGTTTCGCTACGTGTGTAAAACGTCGAGTAATCTCTGTCTGCGAGAATATGTGTTTGATCTGCGATAACTGAGATAGTTGTTGTCGCGGAaagctataatattattaccgaACTTTGCAAActcaacaaaaattttcttatttatcaagAATTTGTTCGACGTTTAACAGAATaatcgaaagttttttttcgatacttttgtattttcgcaattaaaaatatgccgCTATccttgaatgaaatttttacttcGCTTCACTACTTTGTCCACAACCGACAGTCAAGTTTGGAAAATCTAGACGAAGGGGAACACAGGATTTCGCTCTTTTGAAATCTGGCGTTCCCACGTGACGCGTCACTTTTTATCCAGATTCGAAAAGACACTCGAACCGCGTTTCggctttttaattaaaatttcgggATTCCGTACAGAAGGCAGACCACTAAACGTGGAAAAATGGcgcaaagattttaaaaataacgaggAAGAAGCGCCCCcgtttgaaattcaatttcccttctggtaaatttgaatatttgatgtGAAAATTCGGTCGACAGATGGAGAAAGTCGATGAGATAAAAAAGTTAagtttcctccccctccctgtttcattcaatttattctcGTCGATGCCCGTCGAGCGTAACGATCCTATTTTTACTGTTCACTCACGTTGCAACGTATAAGTACTTTTAATTGGTCCTTCCTAGTGACCTGAATATCGATGATAAATGAGTCACAAGATCGAATGACGTATGCACTATCAagctatgaaatatatatcgaaaatagatcaattaaatttaatgtacaCTAAACGGCGTGATAAATTTGCTAATTAACGAGGGTTCAATTAATCaggaaatattagatttttatcgatagagATGGTCATTTGctgcgaaaaatattttctctcctGGAAACActtaaacgaaattatatcGTTGATCCTCGTAGTGGCAATCCTTGATTTTTATACATCTTTACAAAAATACGTTATTTCATCGACCAATATCGATTTGCAAACTTTTTGAAGACACAACAATCCAGAAATCCAGAGGCTATccatctaaaaaaaagaattgaatattttatcaataaaaaattctttccttaAACTTACGTCGCAAAACGTGTATTTGCAATCAATTAGATTTACaatatcaatttgaaataacatTCTATTAactccgtttaaaaattcaagttaaaggaaaaaatgaaaaagaaagggaggaaatACAATACAGGCCTCGAGAGAGTTTCCAACACcgcgtgaaaaatattcgacacACGACGATACATCAAGATCGCCTTTGCCTTTCTCAGGCGAGCCCTTATCGAAGCGTGGCAACCTTCCTGTATGACGTTACTTATTGCTCGTCGACATTGAATGACGCGGTGTAGCCCCGTGGAAGAAGGTTGATTTATCGTGAATGGGATAGACGCGTGGATAGTATGGAGAAAAGTTGCAGATCCACCGATGTTCCGCGTATCCGGCCGATAAATCGCGCGTCGAACGCGGCCAGGTCGAAAAGGAAAGCAATTTACATTTTGTTTTCCGCGTCGTTTCGTTGTTGGCAGCCAGCGAGACGAATTTCCTTCCCTTCCCGGCAAATCGATCGGGAACACTGCCGGTTTATCCAACACGCGTCGATCATCGTTTTCACGCGATTACTGGGCTTCCGTTGACGGAATAATTACCCGTAATGCGTTTAGAACGgcttgttaattaataatcatcgtTAATCATTTCAGAAGATGTTTTAACGATTGGAACAatcctatttttattcaatttatatctcGAGTAATTTGCacttaaataatttgcatatttcTTCGAAGAATTTCACGAATACTAACAGTAAATAACGGCCATTACGAGTGTATCAACTGTGTGCCTTGAATACGACGTAACGAAGCGATAAAACATAATTCATCTATGAATTCATTCGATATTCAAACTCGTTAAAATCCAATATATATCCAAATAAAGCATTTCAACTGACAATTTGACTATTTCGTGAAACGGCGTCCAGAGGTCGACAAATTGTCAAAGCGAGGAAGCAAGGTTAGAAATTACGATGGGGCACGGCCCGTCATTCGTATTGGTATTCCATTGCCGATGTACATCGCGGCGAATCCACCCGATTCCCCGTTGTAATTTCGGAGTTGACTGGTTAAACGCGCTGTAAACGGGATTCCAAGTTTAATTGTGCGCGCCTCGTCACGCGTTTTCACGTACGTCGTATCTTCGCGTGCCCTCCCTTCCGTCCACCCTTATCGATTCCGTgactaattttctttttgctctTATTTTACCACTTCGATTTCGACGGAGAATAAGAAAGAAGCGTGAAAAGGGGGAAGATTTGGTTCTTTCTTTGATAATGGAAGCTCGAGTTCATTATGTTCCTCTGTTACATTCATTTGGCTGGGGAAACTGATCAAACGGTTTCTAAAAAAAGAGTGTTGGAGAAAGTGGATTGTCGAGGGAAAGCTCGAAAAGGATTGGTTTTGGAAATTGTGAATGTAAAATGGATAATGGAACGAAGTTGAATTCTTTgtagtgtattattaaattaaattatctcgaaggtattaaaatttaattctgaaaaaaatcaagatccAAGTCGTTGCAGTAGGATTCGTGTGCAagcggaaaaaagaaatatatctaattgcCGATTTTTTCgacataaatacataattttttggaaattttagaaaaataacatttctgTTCAAATTTCCTAAGCTCGAGGAATTTTTCCTCTCTGGTTTCTCTAagattaatctaaaattttaaaagtcactttttctttcacaatttCATCAAACTTGAAAAACTTCGATAGAAAATTACTtagaaaaatacgaataaataaaaaatgatccaGAAAATTCCAAACGCAGAATCAATGTCACAATTCACAAAAATAATCACACCCGATCAAGCCCAAACACGTAAGGAATACTTCGTTATATCCATCCTAtcacaattttcgaaaatccCAAAAATCACATCTCGTACGAATCTTTGATACACCGACGATGAtgaaatcgtttcgaaatcaCCTTTTCCAATTAtccgattaaataattaatgccaGACCGGTTATCTCCAGTTCTGATCGAAAGGCCAATTGGATCcaattcgatcgatcctcgatTTTTCAATGTATCCAGAAGTCGTTCAATTGAACCCTCGTTCGTCCTCGTCtcaacgagagaaagagaaagagagaaacagcGAACACTCTCATCGGTCGACGACTTAATTTTCATGACGGGCACCCGCGTTATTTCGCGAGGGGATTCGTTTTCCTTCCGTTGCGGACCAGGAATTTAGCTCGCATCCTCGGCACGTGACACGCGTTCAACATTATGGGAAAACGTGTCCTCCGGGGAATTTCATTAGAGGCGGGATCGGAGACCGTGAAACGGGTTGATTTACAGGTTTTGACGTTTCTAGCCGCGATACCAATTGCTCCCCCGCAAAACGAccgccatttttttcttcgccgTTCGTTACCGCTGGTGGAGGAGAAGAGGTGTTTCCCTCGATTACTgttattatcgttataaatGTCGAGTATGAAACGAGTTTTCGAAAATGGTTGGAATTTcttttgtgaaaattatttcgatttttttccttttgacTTTTGCCTTTTGTTTCTGCTGCCAAATATATGGTGAAAGTTTTTCAAACAGTTGTGTTTATTTTGACAAaggaaattgttatttatttatttatttatttttggagtAGTTAGGAGATTTTACAGATTTCTTgtgtttttagaaatttattaaacctGTCTaggaatcgattttattttaattttatattcctgTTAACCTTTTGACAGGAGTTGATTTGTTAAACGAAGTCTATCAAGTGTATAGCAATCGTGGGATGATTCGTGTTTGTTGGTTCGTTGGTTTCGTAGATGGATTGTGTTACACTCGATTGACACTCGAAAGTCGATTTACTCGAATGTAAATTAATGaggaggaaaaattgaaattgaaagattGTGGATGTGatatttctttcgagaaaGATGGATTAAGATAGCCtgtttttaacatatttaataaatatttcaagctTTATATTATGCATTTATGTTCTATGTTTAAAATTCCTCGTTGGTTGTAATTTCTCTCAGCAGTAAGTACactgaaaaaagagaattcttaaatgatttaaataattcaaaaagaaaaattaattttctcgtaccacttaaaaaaaaaatcacttagAATTCTTTGCATgcagtaataattttaaagtaaattccattcgaaatattttatttataatatataaaacattactttattctatattcctttaatattaaaataaaatcaaattatctttttttttaaaacaatttacaaaaaataatcaaaattatcaattgatGTTAAATGATAATgttcatagatttttttatcattcatgacaaaaaaaacgaaattatcatAATGAAGGAAACGAATCTCAAGTCTCCTCGATCTAAAGATTCCTCAATATGGGATTGCAGGTCTCAAATTAGCAGGTTCGAAGCTAGAGCGGCAGGCTAACCGAGAGGGGGGAAGGTTAATCCGATTTGCATTTAATCAGTTCACGAAACGTGCgatgaatattcaaaacacACATCCAAGCGTTTTGCTTTCTCGTCGAGGTGTTGCATCAGCCACCTCATCGTTGCGCGCTTATCTTTCTTCTCCATTACTATCATTATTCATCTATCGTCAACTTTTTGTCTCTTTGTTAAAAGCAATTTGTTTCAACTTGCGTTTGAACGAGAGACAAATTATAATCATCCATATCAATAACAATTATCGAAccattattctaattattcaaatcttctttcttctcacaATGAAGTtgaagataatgataatgtaataatagaaataaattgtatctGATCAATAATTGAACGACTCTCCAGATCTaaatcttccttctttttgaGGTTTAATTGTAAAGTAAATCATAGATCAATTATCGAAAAAGTTTGAATCTTGCTCCTTCTTGAATCGTAAcgatggaaataaattatgtaggtGGAAAGTATCGAAATGCAAATAATGAATACTCGAAAGTGGTGAAAGAACAATGTGAAAACAAATGAATTCTTCGTTTCTTGGTTAACACGTCACACTCGAGTCACAAGATATCCCGTGTTCCGCTCGTTATTGTTTGCATAAATGGATCACGAGTTATCTATATGCTTTATCGCCgatgaatattcattattatcgaGCAACAACTCAATTTTTAAGCAAATTTGCCTTGCTTGATCAACCCGCGTTGATGATATTTAACAATGGTTAAGAGCTTCtcgatattcaaattaaagcCCTTTCTTTGATGTGTCAAAGTATGtacacgattatttttttattgattcgtagttttatttttcttgtgaaataaactttataaatataattctacggTAATACACGATttaaatatgtgaaaattatcgaagatAATCATCCGattttctctgaaaaaaattaaaaaaattagaattgaaaaattgaaaaatgggatctaaattaaaaattggaatttctgagtgaaaattgaatcgaatctTCATTCTTCCAagcgtaatatatatatatatatttttaattgtttaatgaaGCCActtggaaaatggaaaatagagAATCTCTGTGAAAGAAGGATTTTCACTCGAAGTTACGAAGATATAGAATTTCGTGATGGTTGAAGCGGGAACCGGGGCGAAAAGCATGCATCCTCGAGATgcaaatttgagaaattgtcCATGTTAACCGTGGAAGCATTATAAAACATGAGGTTCCATTAAAACGACGCGAGAATGGCTTTACCGCAACCGggtcttttattattaattttcattccgtTTTTCTCTTTGCCGCGCGAATTACGGTTCCAGTAAAATCGTTGGAAGCGAGAAACGCGAGGAGGTGCGATTCCTTTCGCGAAAACGGCAGTTCGTTTGCTTCTATAGCTATAAACAGATGCGAACAGATTCgatgtacatatttaattgACCGATTTATCGGAAAAACGACGATGTTATGAAACGAAGCACGGATgcaatctaattataaaatatcgaataaaataataattcatggaGAACAGTTTTAACAGCTTTCGAATCAAACATTTTATcgcttaaaatttctttcttccccgacgtatcattttttccatatatacaATTCTCTgtctaaaaataatcaaacaatttatcgagatgaatattaaaaaattcctccCAAAGATGATTCTTAACTTCCATCATCCCCtttcttatcaaaaatttatatagaaaacaaTTCGTTCCGAGGAaagattatttagaaaaaaaagccATTTAAAGCGCATCaacatttctaaataaaagtgCAAAAGTGTAACTTTCCATCTATCAAACTAAAAAACCGACacaaatgaaagaatttacgCAAGCATTTCCGAATGGCGCGCGTTGTTCGAAACGAGAACGAGAATGCGCCATGGTGAAAAGTGTGACACTCTTTAAAGACagagagcgagaaagagagaaagagagaaggaaagcaAGCTCGTGCAAAGGTGGAGAGTTATAATTTCGCAGCGTGAGAGGGGgattggaagaaaaaagaaggggagaggaggaggaggaggaggaggaggtaaaAGAACTGCGTTCGTTTCCGCGATGTCCCGTTTCCACGTTCGTGGACGAGCCCCTTGAAGAAAGCTCATCCTCTTAGCAATCTGTTAAATATTCACGAGAAGCGGCCGTTTGAGCGTGCGTTACGTTGAGTCGACGAGTTGCGGGACCTCGACAGATCCAAGGGAAGGCAGGGAGGGGGATGGTTCACCTGGCGTCGAGCTACGAGGCTCTCGAGAACCGGCATGCTTTTCCtgctccttccttccttccttccttccttccttcctttcttctaaCCCATCTTGGCTGCCTACACGAGACAAAAGCCTCGTTAAGATTTCCACCTTGAAAATTACTGCGCGCCCGATTAAAAGGGGTGCTCGGTTTCATTATTAAACCTTCAACCGTTCTCCGCTTGTTTATGCGTCTCCCCCGTTCTTGTGCCGCGAACAAGCGTTTCGCGCAACTGTCGCCCGAGATATTCTCGCTTTCTCGGATGGATTTTGTTCGAGGGGGAGAGGATTGTTGAGATCGTTGCCTGAACGAGGAGTAACGGGTAATTGGATATTCGATATTGTGAGAGAAATTCAGGAAAATGATTTTAGGGAGGCGAATAAGCGAAGAAACgttttctttgatatatacACTTTGACGAATGATCGAATGGTGTGAGATTCGTGTGATTCTAGGCGATGAATCGATATTGTGTCGAGGAAAGTtggcgaataatttttttgatggaTTTAAGTGGCGTTATTGATATCGAGTGGAACGATAGATGTTGGATGTTGCAATGGAATGCaatatggaaatttattgCGATTTCGGAGAGTTTTTGATCTTggtatcgttaaatttttgcatGCCTACgcgaaaatattgttatatgagtttataagaattatatttctcgaaaattgtgaatataataatattatgcttgtaattataaaacaaacttGCAAAAGCTTACAGAGAGAATGATTCCCCAATTAAAATTGCGGAGATATAATGGAACGTGCGTCGTGATAAGACAAATTCAATATTCCACTCTCTCAAACGACGTTGATCACTAATTAAGTTACTCGGGGCAAATCCGCGAATATTGCTGGAGAATCGTCGATAATGATAGGAATTGTTCGCTAAATGGAGTTTATAATCCGTTTATCCGaacgtatattatattatatacgtttAACTTACAAATATCATGTTCcaataaatcaaaaacaatCATCAAGTCCGAatcgtttttaaattcttaaacttCACTTTCGTTcacaaatattgcaatttaaaaatataatgcgaagcaagattttctttttttcacactaataaaaaatctaccGTTCGAACAGTTATTATCTCTCATTCGAATTCAAAAGATTTCAATTCTTCTTATCGAGTATCACTTCGCGATCGTTTCCATTCAGAATCATCGAGCTTCTCTACAAATTCCCAGAGGCTTTCTATTCCGATTTTAGATCCAGCGGAAACCTGTCGCAATATACTTGGAACCACCTCGATTCAGATTCCCTTGGAGCTTGAAAAAGATCTCGTAATCACGAAAGATTCAATGAATTGGCCAAAGAATCCCGAGTAATTTTCCCATAATCCACCTAATCGCCATTTCCTTTATATACGATTCGTTGAAACTATGCATTAGATCAATGTACCGAGATTCAAAgtgattcttaaattattcagTTTAAATTTCAACCACTACCCTCGAGTCCGACTTGTAAACTCTGCGATGATGGGCCTTAACCTTTTTATCGTCTCTCCTGCTCGAGATGAATTTTAAGGATGCTCAACACTCTAAAGTACACCTCTAAagctacttttcttttttttttttgcgttctGTGGTTTACAGTCTTCCGTGGCTCGTGTCGTGATTTCGTAtaaggatttttttaattggaatttggTTGATCCtggaaattcgaatatttagaCAACTTACTTATTACACCGtggttaatttatttatacaaaaatatataagcttacaaaataatatacacatggttcttaaatatatatatataataatttgtttaataataaattaaagttgtCAAATCGCTttgataaattacaaatacaataattgtTTCAGTTTAACATCATTGTTCGTCAATGCGAAACGAATAATatgtttctaaaataaaatttacgcgTAGAATCGATGACAATTAACATCGGTAGgattaaaattggattttcTCTTTGTCATCGAATAAATCTATGGATATTTTCATCTTCAATTgctatagatataaattcttacgttaatttcttcgatcgattcaTCAAATTGACAAGCTTTGTATCGAAGGGATCGAGATCTGTTTAAatgttcaataataatttgttgatacattaactttttaattgtcttgtaagtttttcttttaacatgcGTGATTTACGACGGTTCTTCGACTGAAGTTCGtttgtttaattgtttaattgacGTTGATTAAATCTATCGACTGtaacaatatgaaaatatatataaaactattttgtACCTGTTTActaacttaattattaatttacggtGTCAGTTCCATCGTTCTCGTCGACAATCTGATAAGTTATCAATTATAACTAATTAACTTAAcgctattaaatataaatttatgatgctGATTTATGTGTCATCGAAACCGGTGGTTATAAATCGAAGAAGCGTCGAATTTAACGACCCCAACCGGCCCTATAacaaggaaaattttaattgaaaattattatatatatacaattccgagaattaaatatacgcgtataattttattttcgtgccTAATATATCGTGCACTTTGGCCGAAGAAACtcgattattaatagattattattaattataattaaccgGTTAGTCAATTAaccttgtaaaatttaatttcgtgcaCTTTTCGTGTTTTAATCTAAACGCtcaacataattattaatcgacgATAAATTTCCTTACCCAACGTTGGCGTACGATATGGTAGATGGCCTTCGTTCTAACTGGAAACTACCAACGTCGATATCATCTTGGTCGTAGTATGGTCTGACGAACCAAAACGCGTATGGATAGTACAGAGTATTTTTTGGTGCAAGCACTTCGCCATTATCTGCACATCGAATCCGAATTATTAAtcctttattctttatttccacGAGTCAGTTTAATTCTTCACAAAgacttttagaaattaatatttattgcatatttattcatatcatCGCGTCTCTTAggttcattttcaaatatatccttcaacgatatatttcaatgtccaaaggattttaaagtttttatcgaTCGGTTAAAAACTTACTGTTTTGCTGAGGAACCGGTTTCGCTAGGACGATAGTCAAAACTAAGCAGACGATGCAAAGGACGGACACAATTCTCGCCATGTTTTCGCTTTCGAACGAATGGGGGAGCTCGGACGTAACCGAAGTCCAGTTTTTGTCTGCTGATCCCTGATACCTTGATCCTCTCTTATATACAAAAGCGGTACGCACCATGACACACTGATCTGTTTGTGCTGCAACAAATAACCTGTTAATCGCGTTCGCAAAACGCATCGAGGATGAATCTTGCTAATGAGAACCGCAATCTTGGATAGGTCGCGTGTAAATCGT encodes:
- the LOC107998115 gene encoding uncharacterized protein LOC107998115 isoform X2, giving the protein MVRTAFVYKRGSRYQGSADKNWTSVTSELPHSFESENMARIVSVLCIVCLVLTIVLAKPVPQQNNNGEVLAPKNTLYYPYAFWFVRPYYDQDDIDVGSFQLERRPSTISYANVGAGWGR
- the LOC107998115 gene encoding uncharacterized protein LOC107998115 isoform X1, translated to MARIVSVLCIVCLVLTIVLAKPVPQQNNNGEVLAPKNTLYYPYAFWFVRPYYDQDDIDVGSFQLERRPSTISYANVGINQIPIKKILIRNHDTSHGRL
- the LOC107998115 gene encoding uncharacterized protein LOC107998115 isoform X3 produces the protein MRFANAINRLFVAAQTDQCVMVRTAFVYKRGSRYQGSADKNWTSVTSELPHSFESENMARIVSVLCIVCLVLTIVLAKPVPQQNNNGEVLAPKNTLYYPYAFWFVRPYYDQDDIDVGSFQLERRPSTISYANVGAGWGR